The window GAAAAACATCGTCGCGATACAAGGCCCCTTCTCGTATGAGCTGAATCGGGCACTCTATCAACAGTTTGACGTAACCCTAATGGTGACGAAAGAAAGCGGAAAAGTCGGATCAGTCGATGAAAAAGTGGAAGCCGCCTTGGAACTCGGCATCCCGGTCGTCATGATCCGCCGTCCGAAAATCGATTACGGTGAAGTTTATTCTTCATTCGCCCCGCTTATTGAACAACTACAAACGACATTAGAGGAGAGTGTGAAATGAATTTCCAGACAGAGTTTAAACCGGCGACAATCCAGCCGCAGGAAATCGAGGATTTGAGCTTTAAGATCATCACAGACGAACTGGGGGAGCATCCCTTTACAGCAGAACAGTATCCGGTCGTCCAGCGGGTCATTCATGCTTCGGCCGATTTCGACCTAGGCAGAAGCCTGGTCTTCCATCCAGATGCCATCCGTGCCGGCATCGAAGCGATCCGCAGCGGGAAACCGCTTGTTGCGGATGTCCAGATGGTGCAAGTCGGCGTAAGCAAGCCGCGGATCGAAAAATACGGCGGAGATGTCCGAGTCTATATTTCCGATCCGGATGTCATGGCGGAAGCGAAAAAGCAGAACTTGACCCGCGCGATTATCTCGATGCAGAAAGCCGTAAAGGAAGCGGAAGGCGGCATTTTTGCGATCGGTAATGCCCCAACTGCCCTGCTGGAATTGATTCGTCTTGTGAAAAATGGGGAAGCACGTCCCGGACTTGTTATCGGAATGCCGGTCGGCTTTGTATCTGCCGAAGAATCCAAAGCCGAATTGGCGAAGCTAGATATTCCATTCATTACGAACATCGGGCGAAAAGGCGGCAGCCCTGTCACTGTTGCGGCGGTCAATGCCATCTCGCTCATGGCGACTCAACTCGATTGATATGAAGAAACAAACGGAAGAGAAGAAAGAACTTCGGCATGGCTATACGACCGGCACCAATTCCACGGCAGCAACGAAAGCGGCTCTTCTTTCCCTTATTCTTCAGG is drawn from Sporosarcina sp. FSL W7-1349 and contains these coding sequences:
- a CDS encoding precorrin-8X methylmutase encodes the protein MNFQTEFKPATIQPQEIEDLSFKIITDELGEHPFTAEQYPVVQRVIHASADFDLGRSLVFHPDAIRAGIEAIRSGKPLVADVQMVQVGVSKPRIEKYGGDVRVYISDPDVMAEAKKQNLTRAIISMQKAVKEAEGGIFAIGNAPTALLELIRLVKNGEARPGLVIGMPVGFVSAEESKAELAKLDIPFITNIGRKGGSPVTVAAVNAISLMATQLD